Proteins encoded together in one bacterium window:
- a CDS encoding heavy metal translocating P-type ATPase, with translation MSDEEKIASQMVTLPVIGMTCANCAAAIERTLTRKVPGVTAATVNLAAETVSVEFDPSTATLEALAEAVDRAGYTLVLPREGEGESDDEQKAREAEIRRERRAFVTGVVFTVPLFALSMARDFSLIGPWAHESWVNWLFFLLATPVQFYTGFGYYIGGFKSIRNRSANMDVLVALGSSTAYFYSLSLIMFPVLGHHVYFETSALIITLIKLGKLLEAGAKGRASHAIRKLMDLTPSTAHIERDGSEFDIPADRVSPGDIVIVRPGERIPVDGIVVSGMSAVDESMMTGEPIPIDKADGDTVFGATINVHGRLKIKATGVGKDTVLAQIISLVTRAQGSKAPIQRLADRVSAFFVPSIIGIALVTFTLWWIIGGEFVPAMIRMVAVLVIACPCALGLATPTAVMVGSGKGASMGILFRNSEALETAHHLTTVMFDKTGTITFGKPVLTDWIPLGGDGEKDFILAASAEAASEHPLSRAVVNGARERGYVLTEPEAFEAVPGWGIRARVDGHYVMVGNPEWVADGMIPGDFDTTRMEALTHAGKTVMAARIDNRIAGIIGVSDEIKPDAALAVSSLKEMGIEPVMLTGDNERTASAIALQVGIDRVAAGILPDAKETVVSEYQLRGALVGMVGDGINDSPALARADVGIAMGTGTDVAMEASDVTLVGGELSGVVRAIRLSRATMKTIKQNLFWAFFYNISLIPVAAGVLHTVPWVPGFIRDLHPAMAAGAMAFSSVTVILNSLRLSRKRV, from the coding sequence ATGAGTGATGAAGAAAAAATTGCATCTCAGATGGTCACGCTTCCCGTTATCGGCATGACCTGCGCCAACTGCGCAGCGGCAATAGAACGTACACTGACAAGAAAAGTGCCGGGAGTAACTGCGGCGACGGTCAATCTCGCTGCCGAAACTGTTTCTGTCGAATTTGATCCTTCGACGGCAACCCTTGAAGCACTTGCCGAGGCTGTTGACAGGGCGGGTTATACGCTCGTGCTTCCCCGTGAGGGTGAAGGGGAAAGCGATGATGAGCAGAAAGCCCGTGAAGCGGAAATCCGGAGAGAGCGTCGCGCCTTTGTGACAGGGGTTGTTTTCACCGTTCCACTTTTCGCTCTCAGCATGGCCCGTGACTTTTCTCTTATTGGTCCATGGGCGCATGAATCATGGGTCAACTGGCTGTTTTTTCTCCTTGCGACGCCGGTTCAGTTTTATACGGGTTTCGGGTATTATATCGGGGGATTCAAGAGTATCAGGAACAGAAGCGCGAATATGGATGTTCTCGTTGCTCTCGGGTCATCGACCGCCTATTTCTATTCCCTGTCCCTCATCATGTTCCCTGTGCTCGGGCATCATGTATATTTCGAAACCTCGGCGTTGATCATAACCCTCATCAAACTCGGAAAACTCCTCGAAGCCGGGGCGAAAGGAAGAGCTTCCCATGCGATACGGAAGCTCATGGACCTTACCCCGTCCACGGCCCATATTGAGCGGGATGGCTCGGAGTTCGATATTCCCGCCGACCGTGTCAGTCCGGGCGATATTGTGATCGTCCGTCCGGGAGAACGTATTCCGGTGGATGGTATCGTGGTTTCGGGAATGTCCGCTGTGGATGAAAGCATGATGACCGGCGAACCGATCCCGATCGACAAAGCGGATGGTGATACCGTGTTCGGAGCGACCATCAACGTCCATGGACGCCTTAAAATCAAGGCGACAGGTGTGGGTAAAGATACCGTCCTCGCCCAGATTATCAGCCTCGTAACCCGTGCCCAGGGAAGCAAGGCTCCGATTCAGCGTCTCGCGGACAGAGTATCGGCATTTTTTGTCCCGTCGATCATCGGAATCGCCCTTGTCACCTTTACGCTGTGGTGGATTATCGGCGGGGAATTTGTTCCGGCGATGATCCGGATGGTTGCGGTGCTGGTAATTGCCTGCCCCTGTGCGCTCGGTCTCGCAACACCGACCGCGGTCATGGTCGGCTCCGGTAAAGGCGCCTCCATGGGTATACTCTTCAGGAACAGCGAAGCGCTCGAAACAGCGCACCATCTCACCACAGTCATGTTTGACAAAACGGGGACTATAACGTTCGGGAAACCGGTTCTAACCGATTGGATTCCCCTCGGCGGAGACGGCGAAAAAGATTTTATACTCGCAGCAAGCGCCGAGGCAGCCTCCGAACACCCCCTTTCAAGGGCGGTTGTAAACGGCGCCCGGGAACGGGGATATGTTCTCACTGAGCCCGAGGCATTCGAGGCGGTCCCCGGGTGGGGCATACGCGCCCGTGTGGACGGTCATTATGTGATGGTGGGAAACCCGGAATGGGTTGCCGATGGTATGATACCGGGAGATTTCGATACCACAAGGATGGAGGCACTGACACACGCGGGAAAAACTGTAATGGCAGCGCGTATCGATAACCGTATAGCCGGTATTATCGGAGTTTCGGACGAAATAAAACCCGATGCCGCTCTGGCTGTATCGAGCCTGAAGGAAATGGGAATCGAGCCGGTAATGCTCACTGGCGATAATGAACGTACTGCCTCGGCGATAGCGTTACAGGTGGGAATTGACCGTGTCGCCGCCGGGATATTGCCGGATGCGAAAGAAACAGTAGTCAGTGAATATCAGCTTCGTGGGGCGCTGGTGGGCATGGTTGGCGACGGCATCAATGATTCGCCGGCTCTCGCGCGGGCAGATGTGGGAATAGCCATGGGTACAGGTACGGACGTGGCAATGGAAGCCTCCGATGTGACTCTCGTCGGAGGAGAACTGAGCGGTGTCGTGCGGGCGATACGACTTTCACGGGCAACCATGAAGACGATAAAACAAAACCTTTTCTGGGCCTTTTTCTATAATATATCCCTGATTCCAGTTGCGGCTGGTGTACTTCACACCGTTCCCTGGGTACCCGGATTCATACGGGACCTCCATCCGGCCATGGCGGCGGGTGCGATGGCATTTTCAAGCGTAACGGTTATCCTGAACAGCTTGAGATTGTCACGGAAGAGAGTTTAA
- a CDS encoding heavy-metal-associated domain-containing protein translates to MEQKTVYIPSISCKHCVMTIERELMELDGVISVKGDPSTRMVTVQWKSPLTWDGIAQTLDEMGFAPGK, encoded by the coding sequence ATGGAACAGAAAACCGTATATATACCATCCATTTCCTGCAAACACTGTGTCATGACCATCGAGCGCGAGCTCATGGAGCTCGATGGCGTAATATCGGTGAAAGGTGATCCGTCCACTCGGATGGTGACCGTACAGTGGAAATCTCCACTCACATGGGACGGGATAGCGCAGACACTGGATGAAATGGGCTTTGCGCCGGGTAAATGA
- a CDS encoding ferritin family protein, which yields FYTDMAGKMENPAMSHVFKDFAGEELQHKRKLLMIKDEKILAVHPGKVMDLKITDYLVPSEPTPDMGYQEVLMLAMQKEKAAFRLYINLSEKAGEENLRNLFLFLAQEEAKHKLRFELEYDDHVMTDN from the coding sequence TTTTATACCGATATGGCGGGAAAAATGGAAAATCCGGCCATGAGCCATGTATTCAAGGATTTTGCGGGTGAGGAACTCCAGCACAAGAGAAAACTGCTCATGATCAAGGATGAGAAAATACTTGCTGTCCATCCAGGGAAAGTCATGGACCTTAAAATCACTGACTATCTCGTACCCTCCGAACCAACCCCGGACATGGGGTACCAGGAAGTACTCATGCTGGCTATGCAGAAGGAAAAAGCCGCCTTCAGGCTCTATATAAATCTCTCTGAAAAAGCAGGGGAGGAAAATCTCCGGAACCTCTTTCTTTTCCTCGCGCAGGAGGAAGCGAAACACAAGCTGCGTTTCGAGCTCGAATATGACGACCATGTGATGACCGATAATTAA